A genomic stretch from Limnobacter thiooxidans includes:
- a CDS encoding NADP-dependent malic enzyme has translation MAQPMDQRFRQAALEYHEFPKPGKLQISATKSLVNQRDLALAYSPGVAAACEEIEADPSTAVRYTAKANLVGVVTNGTAVLGLGNIGPLAAKPVMEGKAVLFKKFAGIDVFDIEINENDPDKLIEIIASLEPTFGGINLEDIKAPDCFKVERALRGRMNIPVFHDDQHGTAIVVGAAILNGLEVIGKKLNEVKFVVSGAGAAALACLELLVELGLPREHVWVTDIDGVVYKGRPVNMDPDKDLFAQDTTARTLADVIKDADVFLGLSAGGVLKQDMVRAMGPKPLILALANPTPEILPELVKEVRDDVIMCTGRTDYPNQVNNVLCFPFIFRGALDVGATTITKEMEIAAVRAVAELARKEQSDVVASAYRTQNLSFGPEYLIPKPFDPRLIVHIAPAVAKAAMESGVATRPIADLEAYKDQLQQFVYHSGTFMKPIFAVAKRCVAETPQTSRIVFAEGEDERVMRAVQVVVDEGVAKPIMIGRPAVIERRLERFGLRIKPGVDFELINPEYDERYKDYWRTYHDLTKRKGVTEAYAKIEMRRRNTLIGSMLIHKGNADGMICGTFGTHSLHLHYVNQVLGLRAGCNTYGAMNGLMLPNRQVFLVDTHVNYDPTAEQVAEITLMAAEEMLRLGVQPKAALLSHSNFGSSNQPSAVKMREALQILRDIAPWLEVDGEMHGDCAIDEAVRNTIFSGSTLTGEANLLVCPNIDAANISYNLLKSAAGNGIAVGPILLGSDKPVHILTASATVRRIVNMAALAVLDANSERVSSI, from the coding sequence ATGGCTCAACCAATGGATCAGCGCTTCAGGCAGGCCGCCCTTGAATATCACGAATTTCCAAAGCCTGGGAAATTGCAGATTTCGGCGACAAAAAGCCTAGTCAACCAGCGCGATCTGGCCCTGGCCTATTCCCCGGGTGTGGCGGCAGCTTGTGAAGAAATTGAAGCCGACCCCTCTACGGCAGTACGTTACACCGCCAAAGCGAACCTGGTCGGTGTGGTCACCAATGGTACGGCTGTGCTGGGCCTTGGAAACATAGGCCCATTGGCCGCCAAGCCTGTGATGGAAGGCAAAGCCGTCCTGTTCAAGAAGTTTGCGGGTATTGATGTGTTCGACATTGAAATCAATGAGAACGATCCCGACAAGCTGATTGAAATCATTGCCTCGCTTGAGCCGACCTTCGGTGGCATCAATCTGGAGGACATCAAGGCTCCTGACTGTTTCAAGGTCGAGCGGGCCTTGCGTGGCCGTATGAACATTCCTGTGTTTCACGATGATCAGCACGGTACCGCCATTGTGGTGGGTGCAGCCATCCTGAACGGTCTGGAAGTGATCGGCAAAAAGCTCAATGAGGTGAAGTTTGTGGTGTCGGGCGCGGGCGCTGCGGCATTGGCTTGCCTTGAACTGCTGGTGGAATTGGGCTTGCCCCGCGAGCACGTGTGGGTGACTGACATTGATGGCGTGGTTTACAAGGGCCGCCCGGTCAATATGGACCCGGACAAGGACCTGTTTGCACAGGATACCACTGCCCGCACATTGGCCGATGTCATCAAGGATGCAGATGTATTTTTGGGCCTGTCTGCCGGTGGCGTACTGAAACAGGACATGGTGCGTGCCATGGGCCCCAAACCCCTGATCCTGGCACTGGCCAACCCAACCCCTGAAATTCTTCCCGAGTTGGTGAAGGAAGTACGTGACGACGTCATCATGTGTACCGGGCGCACGGATTACCCGAACCAGGTGAACAACGTGCTGTGTTTCCCCTTCATTTTCAGGGGTGCGCTGGATGTGGGTGCCACAACCATTACCAAGGAAATGGAAATCGCAGCAGTTCGTGCAGTGGCTGAACTGGCCCGCAAGGAGCAGTCTGATGTCGTGGCTTCAGCCTACCGCACCCAGAATTTGAGTTTTGGCCCTGAATATCTGATTCCAAAGCCGTTTGACCCACGCCTGATTGTGCACATTGCCCCTGCTGTGGCCAAAGCTGCAATGGAAAGCGGTGTGGCCACGCGGCCTATCGCGGATCTGGAAGCTTACAAAGATCAGCTGCAACAATTTGTGTACCACTCAGGTACTTTCATGAAGCCGATTTTCGCGGTGGCCAAGCGCTGTGTAGCTGAAACCCCTCAAACCTCGCGCATCGTGTTTGCCGAGGGTGAGGACGAGCGCGTAATGCGCGCAGTGCAGGTGGTGGTCGATGAAGGCGTGGCCAAACCCATCATGATCGGACGCCCTGCTGTTATTGAACGCAGGCTGGAGCGTTTTGGTTTGCGCATCAAGCCCGGCGTTGATTTCGAGTTGATCAACCCGGAATACGATGAACGCTACAAAGACTACTGGCGCACTTATCACGACCTTACCAAGCGCAAAGGCGTGACTGAAGCTTATGCCAAAATTGAAATGCGTCGCCGCAATACCTTGATTGGCTCCATGCTGATCCACAAGGGCAATGCAGACGGCATGATTTGCGGCACATTCGGTACCCATTCCCTGCATTTGCATTACGTGAACCAGGTGCTTGGCCTGCGTGCGGGATGCAACACTTATGGTGCAATGAATGGTTTGATGTTGCCCAATCGCCAAGTGTTTTTGGTGGACACGCATGTGAACTACGACCCCACAGCCGAGCAGGTCGCTGAAATTACCTTGATGGCTGCGGAAGAAATGCTGCGTCTGGGTGTGCAGCCCAAAGCAGCCTTGCTGTCGCATTCAAATTTTGGTTCAAGCAATCAACCTTCAGCTGTGAAAATGCGAGAGGCCTTGCAAATTCTTCGTGACATTGCACCCTGGCTTGAAGTGGATGGTGAAATGCACGGCGACTGCGCAATCGATGAGGCGGTGCGCAACACCATCTTCTCGGGCTCCACCCTGACAGGCGAGGCCAACCTGCTGGTTTGCCCCAACATTGATGCAGCCAATATTTCTTACAACCTGTTGAAATCAGCGGCTGGCAATGGCATTGCAGTAGGGCCGATTTTGTTGGGTTCGGACAAGCCTGTCCACATTCTTACGGCTTCTGCCACCGTACGGCGTATTGTCAACATGGCTGCACTGGCCGTGCTGGATGCCAACTCAGAGCGGGTCAGTTCAATTTAA
- a CDS encoding patatin-like phospholipase family protein has product MSDPNPFQIEEDEDITGLVLSGGGARAAYQVGVLHQLAKWFEQENKREFDFPFKILCGTSAGAINAAALACAGRNFYQSTERMMRVWENFSSDQVFRSDSLGIIRTGARWLSALSIGWMLRKRPKCLLDNSPLSHLLNQLLHFRRLDEALENGTIHALAVTASSYSSGRSVTFFQTQKVIESWARTQRVALPDRITVEHLLASAAIPFVFPSIKLDIEGKMEYFGDGSIRQLAPISPAIHLGANRVMVIGSSQSEKDHTAAIEMQNAYPSLAQIAGHAMASIFLDSLSIDIERLSRVNKTLGLLPPEMATRTTLKPIELLVISPSERIDEIAAQHTQDLPRPVRTLMSALGATEASGSSLASYLLFEANYTRELIRMGIADTIAKREEVYAFFHLGKSGG; this is encoded by the coding sequence ATGAGCGATCCAAACCCATTTCAAATTGAAGAAGACGAAGACATCACTGGCTTGGTGTTGTCGGGCGGTGGAGCACGTGCTGCCTATCAAGTCGGGGTGCTTCATCAGCTGGCCAAGTGGTTTGAGCAGGAAAACAAGCGCGAATTCGATTTCCCCTTCAAAATTTTGTGCGGTACATCCGCAGGGGCGATCAATGCTGCAGCACTGGCCTGTGCTGGGCGCAACTTTTACCAGTCCACCGAACGCATGATGAGGGTTTGGGAAAACTTCAGTTCCGACCAGGTATTCAGATCGGATTCACTGGGCATCATTCGAACAGGCGCACGCTGGCTTTCCGCCCTGTCGATTGGCTGGATGTTGCGCAAGCGCCCCAAGTGTTTGCTCGACAACTCGCCTTTGTCCCATTTGTTGAACCAACTGCTGCATTTCAGGCGATTGGATGAAGCCCTTGAAAACGGCACCATTCACGCTTTGGCTGTGACTGCGTCCAGCTACAGCTCGGGTCGAAGTGTGACGTTCTTCCAAACCCAAAAAGTGATTGAGTCCTGGGCCAGAACGCAGCGCGTTGCTTTACCTGATCGTATTACTGTGGAACATCTGCTGGCGTCGGCTGCCATTCCCTTTGTATTTCCTTCAATCAAGTTGGACATTGAAGGAAAAATGGAATACTTCGGTGATGGCTCCATTCGCCAATTGGCACCCATCAGCCCGGCGATTCACCTGGGGGCCAACAGGGTCATGGTGATCGGGTCGAGTCAATCCGAGAAAGATCACACTGCTGCCATCGAAATGCAGAATGCTTACCCAAGCTTGGCGCAAATTGCAGGGCACGCCATGGCCTCCATATTTTTGGATAGTTTGTCCATTGATATTGAACGTTTGAGCCGGGTGAACAAAACACTGGGCTTGTTGCCACCGGAAATGGCAACCCGTACCACGCTCAAGCCGATTGAGTTGCTGGTGATTTCACCCTCAGAGCGTATTGATGAAATCGCGGCGCAGCACACGCAAGACTTGCCACGCCCCGTGCGCACATTGATGTCGGCCCTGGGTGCGACCGAGGCAAGCGGTTCATCACTGGCCAGTTATTTGCTGTTCGAAGCCAACTACACCCGCGAGTTGATTCGCATGGGAATTGCCGACACCATCGCCAAGCGCGAAGAGGTCTACGCGTTCTTTCATTTGGGAAAGTCTGGCGGCTAA
- a CDS encoding chorismate-binding protein, whose translation MSSSIVSAAWHARMTQADGPEGLCIASGLPAKIITTFDLHDVPSRIEQAHALALQGMAVVGGLTYEAAPAFDKSLAVQSGSGFPLLEFQAFNADQISLLPFNQLQGLSSNVACNPWCDEQTHVEYVESFEKVRKAIEAGEFYQINLTTRLKAKSGQIDAWQLFQHLYLTQPAPQSVFLRGSAFNVISLSPELFFHWDGKSLTTAPMKGTRQPLAGSFDVLSDSEKDRAENVMIVDLLRNDMAKVCQPRSVQVRSLFDVMHLPTVDQMTSSIAGQTLPGTGLKDVFAALFPCGSVTGAPKSQAMMRIAQWEKAPRRFYCGALGLLSPGGAAHFNVPIRTVIEHRGELEYGVGSGITWYSTLVDEKKEWWQKTVFLRESTADFRVLETLRLENGQWHNLDAHLQRMSNTANYFSYVWDEHTVRQALMSAAQANRAGLYRARCLLSATGGFELELHAFEQANKPVQLRLASKPMDASPEFLLHKTTHRPEYDAFQREAGNSFDVVLFNAQGNLTETCRCNIVLKMNGELLTSQISESTGTYLLPGVFREQLLRENAIRQATLNVADLQRAEEVWLINSLRGWVPVSTIVRSDGKLIFSNNTQ comes from the coding sequence ATGTCTTCATCAATTGTATCTGCAGCCTGGCATGCCAGAATGACCCAGGCCGATGGGCCTGAAGGTTTGTGCATTGCTAGCGGGTTGCCGGCCAAGATCATCACCACTTTTGATCTCCACGATGTGCCTTCCAGGATTGAACAAGCCCATGCATTGGCCTTGCAGGGCATGGCAGTTGTGGGTGGGTTGACGTATGAAGCTGCCCCGGCATTTGACAAGTCACTGGCAGTTCAGTCCGGTTCAGGGTTCCCATTGCTTGAGTTTCAGGCATTCAATGCGGATCAAATTTCACTTTTGCCATTTAACCAACTGCAAGGTTTGTCTTCAAACGTGGCTTGTAACCCCTGGTGTGATGAGCAAACCCATGTGGAGTATGTTGAATCGTTCGAGAAGGTTCGCAAGGCAATAGAAGCGGGCGAGTTTTACCAGATCAACCTGACTACTCGTTTGAAAGCGAAAAGCGGACAGATCGATGCATGGCAGTTGTTTCAACATTTGTATCTGACCCAGCCCGCGCCACAAAGCGTGTTTCTGCGGGGCAGTGCATTCAATGTGATCAGCCTGTCGCCTGAGCTGTTTTTTCACTGGGATGGGAAGTCGTTGACCACGGCCCCTATGAAAGGTACACGTCAGCCACTTGCAGGCAGTTTTGACGTGTTAAGTGACAGTGAAAAAGACCGTGCAGAAAATGTGATGATTGTGGATTTGCTGCGCAACGACATGGCCAAGGTTTGTCAGCCACGGTCTGTCCAGGTGCGGTCACTGTTTGATGTGATGCATTTACCCACTGTAGACCAAATGACATCCAGCATTGCCGGGCAAACCTTGCCGGGTACTGGTTTGAAGGACGTGTTTGCCGCATTGTTTCCCTGTGGCAGCGTAACGGGTGCGCCAAAATCACAGGCGATGATGCGAATTGCGCAATGGGAAAAGGCACCGCGCCGGTTTTATTGCGGAGCTTTGGGCCTGCTCAGCCCTGGTGGTGCTGCCCATTTCAATGTGCCAATTCGAACAGTAATCGAGCACAGGGGCGAGCTGGAATATGGTGTCGGCAGCGGAATTACCTGGTACTCCACGCTTGTTGATGAGAAAAAGGAATGGTGGCAAAAGACAGTTTTTCTTCGGGAATCGACCGCAGATTTTCGCGTACTCGAAACCTTGCGACTGGAAAACGGCCAATGGCACAATCTGGACGCGCACTTGCAGCGCATGTCGAACACCGCCAACTATTTTTCATACGTGTGGGATGAACACACTGTTCGACAGGCTTTGATGTCGGCTGCCCAAGCCAATCGAGCCGGGCTGTACCGCGCGCGTTGCTTGTTGAGCGCAACCGGCGGGTTTGAATTGGAGTTGCATGCTTTTGAGCAAGCGAACAAACCGGTGCAGTTACGCTTGGCATCAAAGCCGATGGACGCTTCGCCGGAATTTTTGCTGCATAAAACCACCCATCGGCCGGAATACGACGCTTTTCAACGCGAGGCAGGCAACTCTTTTGATGTTGTGCTGTTCAACGCGCAAGGCAACCTGACGGAGACCTGTCGTTGCAACATTGTTCTTAAAATGAACGGTGAGCTGCTGACGTCACAAATTTCTGAAAGTACAGGGACTTATTTGTTGCCCGGGGTGTTTCGCGAACAACTTTTAAGAGAAAATGCCATTCGGCAGGCCACGTTGAATGTGGCGGATTTGCAGCGTGCAGAGGAAGTCTGGTTGATCAATAGCCTGCGCGGCTGGGTTCCGGTGTCAACGATAGTGAGAAGTGACGGCAAGCTGATTTTTTCAAACAATACACAATAA
- a CDS encoding putative Na+/H+ antiporter — translation MNPTTIEIIGASLFAIAVIHTFSTKYFERLAHTHPNHSGLWHLLGEVEAVFGFWAMVLVVFMFFVVGKDSAIDYVDTRNYTEPLFVFAIMVIAASKPILVLAGRIVRVVASVIPIDRQVAYFFTTLSIVPLLGSFITEPAAMTLAAFLLRDRFYSQGISNKLMYGTLGVLFVNISIGGTLTPFAAPPVLMVAAKWGFDMQFMLTTFGWRAATAVFVNAAVLTFLFSKELTAMKKPSENGPKEDMPFWVIGTHLLFLVAVVVFAHHPAVFMGLFLFFLGYTTAYSRYQDKLILKEGLMVAFFLAGLVVLGGMQAWWLQDVLKEMSPTALYYGATALTAITDNAALTYLGSLVEGVDDQFKYALVAGAVTGGGLTVIANAPNPAGFAILQRYFNDGAINPGKLFIAALGPTLVAVVAFQFL, via the coding sequence ATGAACCCGACCACCATTGAAATCATCGGCGCAAGCCTGTTCGCCATTGCGGTGATCCACACGTTTTCAACCAAGTATTTTGAGCGGCTCGCCCACACCCACCCCAATCATTCCGGGCTTTGGCATTTGCTGGGTGAAGTCGAAGCGGTGTTTGGTTTCTGGGCCATGGTACTAGTGGTGTTCATGTTTTTCGTGGTCGGCAAAGACAGCGCGATTGATTACGTGGACACGCGCAATTACACCGAACCCCTTTTCGTATTCGCCATCATGGTGATTGCGGCCAGCAAACCGATCCTGGTGCTGGCTGGTCGAATTGTGCGTGTGGTTGCATCGGTCATACCGATTGACCGGCAGGTGGCGTACTTTTTCACCACCTTGTCGATTGTGCCTTTGCTGGGTTCATTCATTACCGAACCCGCAGCCATGACCCTGGCCGCATTTCTGTTGCGCGACCGGTTTTATTCACAGGGCATCAGCAACAAACTGATGTACGGTACCTTGGGCGTGTTGTTTGTGAACATTTCCATTGGTGGCACGTTAACACCTTTTGCCGCACCACCTGTGTTGATGGTGGCCGCCAAGTGGGGGTTTGACATGCAGTTCATGCTGACCACCTTTGGCTGGCGCGCAGCCACAGCCGTGTTTGTGAATGCGGCGGTGCTCACATTCCTGTTTTCCAAGGAATTGACCGCGATGAAAAAGCCTTCGGAAAATGGCCCCAAGGAAGACATGCCATTCTGGGTGATCGGCACGCACTTATTGTTTTTGGTTGCCGTGGTAGTGTTTGCGCATCACCCCGCCGTGTTCATGGGGCTGTTTTTGTTTTTCCTGGGCTACACCACTGCGTACAGTCGCTATCAGGACAAGTTGATTCTAAAGGAAGGTTTGATGGTTGCCTTTTTCCTGGCCGGCTTGGTGGTGCTTGGCGGGATGCAGGCCTGGTGGTTACAGGACGTGTTGAAGGAAATGAGTCCCACTGCGTTGTACTATGGTGCAACTGCGCTGACGGCGATTACGGACAATGCAGCCCTGACTTATCTGGGCTCTCTGGTGGAGGGCGTGGACGACCAGTTCAAGTATGCACTGGTGGCTGGTGCTGTGACTGGCGGTGGCTTGACCGTGATTGCGAATGCACCCAACCCGGCTGGTTTCGCAATTTTGCAAAGGTATTTTAATGACGGGGCCATCAACCCGGGCAAGCTGTTTATCGCTGCCTTGGGCCCAACGCTGGTGGCTGTTGTGGCTTTCCAGTTTTTGTAA
- the mgtE gene encoding magnesium transporter: protein MNEQDVNFNNQEPAIELPHDLDDAQRALAEVQALLRKQKVIESVVHNHQNTVNPERQSLVEELVHRQHLTELGNKLYLLHPADVAYVLESLPQEERMLVWGLVRSDRDGDILLELSDAVRETLIKSMDSEELFAATESLDADEIAELAPDLPRDVVEKLASSLSLEEREQLRAAMSYPEDTVGARMDFDMVTIRDDVSLEVVLRYLRRFDELPDQTDQVFVVDRLDHFKGSLPLDRLLVNEPETLVSEVMSREVLMLSALDDAYEAAQAFERYDLVSAPVLDPSGKLIGRLTVNEVVDVIREESEADLLSSAGLREEEDLFASVWESAKNRWLWLGLNLCTAFFASRVIDTFEGTIAKVVALATLMPIVAGIAGNSGNQTMTLMIRSLALGQVTAANFKLLLKKELAIAGLNGLVWGSLAGLAAFGLYFGSPNAVMLGLLMTLAVMLNLLVGSLVGVMVPLGLEKMGRDPAMGSSVLLTFTTDSMGFFIFLGLASLFF from the coding sequence TTGAACGAACAAGACGTCAATTTCAATAATCAGGAGCCAGCCATCGAGCTGCCTCATGATCTTGACGATGCACAGCGGGCGTTGGCCGAAGTGCAGGCCTTGTTGCGTAAACAGAAAGTCATTGAAAGCGTCGTTCATAACCATCAAAACACAGTCAACCCCGAGCGGCAAAGTTTGGTCGAGGAGTTGGTGCATCGCCAGCACCTCACCGAACTGGGCAACAAGCTGTACCTGCTTCACCCGGCTGACGTGGCCTACGTGCTGGAAAGCTTGCCGCAGGAAGAGCGGATGCTGGTGTGGGGTTTGGTGCGGTCTGATCGCGACGGCGACATTCTGCTTGAGCTCAGCGATGCGGTCCGTGAAACCCTCATCAAATCGATGGACAGCGAAGAGCTGTTCGCTGCCACCGAGTCGCTGGATGCCGATGAAATTGCGGAGCTGGCGCCGGATCTGCCACGCGACGTGGTGGAGAAGCTGGCCAGTAGCCTAAGCCTGGAAGAGCGCGAACAGCTGCGCGCAGCCATGAGCTACCCCGAAGACACCGTGGGCGCACGCATGGATTTCGACATGGTGACCATCCGTGACGATGTGTCCCTGGAAGTGGTATTACGCTACCTGCGCCGATTTGATGAATTGCCCGATCAGACTGACCAAGTGTTTGTGGTTGACCGTCTTGATCACTTCAAGGGCAGCCTGCCGCTGGACCGTTTGTTGGTGAATGAGCCGGAAACGCTGGTGAGCGAAGTCATGAGCCGGGAAGTGCTGATGCTTTCGGCACTGGACGATGCCTACGAGGCCGCCCAGGCGTTTGAGCGTTATGACCTGGTGTCTGCCCCGGTGCTCGACCCGTCCGGCAAGCTGATCGGGCGGCTCACGGTGAATGAAGTGGTCGATGTGATCCGCGAAGAAAGCGAGGCTGACCTGCTTTCCAGTGCCGGTTTGCGTGAAGAGGAAGATTTGTTCGCCTCGGTGTGGGAGTCGGCCAAAAACCGTTGGTTGTGGCTGGGTCTGAATTTGTGCACGGCGTTTTTTGCCAGCCGTGTGATCGACACCTTTGAAGGCACGATTGCCAAGGTCGTAGCCTTGGCTACCCTGATGCCGATTGTGGCGGGTATTGCAGGCAATTCCGGCAACCAGACCATGACATTGATGATTCGCTCTCTGGCCTTGGGACAGGTGACGGCCGCCAACTTCAAGTTGCTGTTGAAAAAGGAATTGGCCATTGCCGGCCTGAATGGGTTGGTGTGGGGAAGTTTGGCCGGGCTTGCAGCTTTCGGCTTGTACTTTGGCTCGCCCAATGCTGTCATGCTGGGCCTGCTCATGACCCTGGCCGTGATGTTGAATCTGCTGGTGGGTTCGCTGGTGGGGGTCATGGTGCCTTTGGGCCTGGAAAAAATGGGGCGCGACCCGGCGATGGGTTCTTCGGTGTTGTTGACCTTCACCACCGATAGCATGGGGTTCTTCATTTTCCTGGGGCTTGCCTCCCTGTTTTTCTAA
- a CDS encoding TIGR04283 family arsenosugar biosynthesis glycosyltransferase — protein MQQPSVSIVVPVYNEVPNQHDDSFRVRIQGLLALLRPCDELVLVDGGSIDFSWPTIKALASHPQVSAIQSEKGRARQMNAGAAKAHGDVLLFLHADTVLKIEAWQEFIQKLGANGNAAFWGRFDVRISGESKWLPMVAWFMNQRSRLSKIGTGDQGLFLGRDLFERVGGFPEQPLMEDIELCKRLKRIAPRQFVPIRKPLVTSGRRWDVHGAWKTIVLMWRFRYQYWRGVSAQELARQYADTREKRSLTVAVFAKYPQAGRVKTRLEPLLGADQCAEFARYLLLSTLDKLHGVNVVLWTDGGTDAEWDALLEGSQFSGPVQRHIQPTGHLGLRMECAVQTHLKESRVVVLLGPDAVQFSKTDLQQLERAAQTHSMAFVPALDGGYVALACTRCVPAVFSETIRWGTASVAEQTKAALHMQCISAQWFQAQMDIDEPDDLKAAIQHGFVPEDWATHYS, from the coding sequence ATGCAGCAGCCGTCCGTTTCCATTGTCGTACCCGTTTACAACGAGGTTCCGAACCAGCACGATGATTCCTTTCGAGTGCGGATTCAAGGTTTGCTGGCCTTGCTTCGCCCATGTGATGAGTTGGTGCTGGTAGACGGCGGGTCAATCGATTTCAGTTGGCCAACCATTAAGGCATTGGCATCCCATCCTCAAGTTTCAGCAATTCAAAGTGAAAAAGGCCGGGCGCGGCAAATGAATGCAGGCGCGGCGAAAGCACATGGCGATGTGCTGCTGTTCCTGCATGCAGACACTGTATTGAAAATTGAGGCCTGGCAGGAATTCATTCAAAAGCTGGGTGCGAACGGCAATGCTGCATTTTGGGGACGTTTCGATGTGCGCATCAGCGGCGAGAGCAAGTGGCTTCCCATGGTGGCCTGGTTCATGAACCAGCGATCGCGTTTGAGCAAAATTGGTACGGGTGACCAGGGCTTGTTTCTTGGGCGTGACCTGTTTGAACGCGTGGGCGGCTTTCCTGAACAACCCCTGATGGAAGACATTGAGCTGTGCAAGCGCTTGAAGCGCATTGCACCCCGACAGTTTGTGCCCATCCGCAAACCGTTGGTGACCTCTGGCCGACGCTGGGATGTGCACGGTGCTTGGAAAACCATTGTGCTGATGTGGCGGTTTCGTTATCAATATTGGCGAGGTGTTTCTGCACAAGAACTGGCCAGGCAATATGCCGACACGCGAGAAAAGCGGTCCTTGACTGTGGCTGTGTTTGCCAAGTACCCACAAGCAGGTCGGGTCAAGACCCGTTTGGAGCCATTGTTAGGCGCTGATCAGTGCGCCGAATTTGCCCGCTACCTGCTGTTGAGTACTCTGGACAAACTGCATGGTGTGAATGTCGTGTTGTGGACCGATGGCGGCACCGATGCGGAATGGGACGCTTTGCTTGAAGGGAGTCAATTTTCCGGGCCCGTTCAGCGCCATATTCAACCGACCGGGCATTTGGGCTTACGCATGGAATGCGCGGTGCAAACACATTTGAAAGAATCCCGCGTGGTGGTGTTGCTGGGGCCTGATGCGGTGCAGTTCAGCAAGACTGATCTTCAGCAACTGGAGCGTGCCGCGCAAACCCACAGCATGGCTTTTGTTCCCGCGCTGGATGGGGGTTACGTGGCCCTGGCCTGCACCCGGTGCGTGCCCGCAGTATTTTCAGAAACCATTCGCTGGGGTACGGCCAGTGTGGCGGAACAGACCAAAGCCGCTTTGCACATGCAGTGCATTTCTGCACAATGGTTTCAAGCCCAGATGGACATTGATGAGCCCGATGATTTGAAAGCCGCAATACAACATGGGTTTGTGCCCGAAGATTGGGCCACGCACTATTCTTGA
- a CDS encoding DUF3047 domain-containing protein produces MFLLNTPIKSVLTVFAVFGFGLGVAHAAEALAPWPTDPAANMPAAWKPQYHPDIAAHTQFKFIRQGDKTLLQADADSAYGTLVHAFSKPVELKVLGWEWQVLTHPAKANLQTKAGDDAGAKLCAFVQIDESRLGLGTRLALAAARTVSGERLPAATLCYVWGAPGEKVGQVFDNPYTERVKNIVVRDTATASELIAENRDLQADARKAFGKELPEGPVKFTGIALGADSDNTKSKARALFGKVSAK; encoded by the coding sequence ATGTTTTTATTGAATACCCCGATTAAAAGTGTACTGACAGTGTTTGCCGTTTTTGGTTTTGGCTTGGGTGTTGCCCATGCGGCAGAAGCTTTGGCCCCTTGGCCCACCGACCCGGCCGCGAACATGCCTGCGGCCTGGAAACCCCAGTACCACCCGGATATTGCAGCCCACACCCAATTCAAATTCATCAGGCAAGGCGACAAAACCCTGCTGCAAGCGGATGCAGACAGCGCCTACGGCACGCTGGTCCACGCCTTTTCCAAGCCAGTTGAATTGAAAGTCCTCGGTTGGGAATGGCAAGTGTTGACCCACCCCGCGAAGGCAAACTTGCAAACCAAGGCAGGTGATGACGCTGGGGCCAAGTTGTGTGCCTTTGTGCAAATTGACGAATCCCGTTTGGGTTTGGGCACGCGTTTGGCATTGGCCGCGGCCCGAACTGTGTCCGGTGAGCGGCTGCCTGCCGCAACCCTGTGCTATGTGTGGGGCGCACCCGGTGAGAAGGTAGGCCAGGTGTTTGACAACCCTTACACAGAACGGGTGAAAAATATCGTGGTTCGCGACACAGCCACGGCCAGCGAACTGATCGCCGAGAACCGGGATTTGCAAGCCGACGCGCGCAAGGCCTTTGGCAAGGAGTTGCCCGAAGGGCCGGTGAAGTTCACCGGAATTGCGCTGGGTGCCGATTCAGACAACACCAAATCCAAGGCGAGGGCGTTGTTTGGTAAAGTCAGTGCCAAATGA
- a CDS encoding riboflavin synthase — translation MFTGIIESIGKIESVEPLQNSAYAGVRLAVHAPTLDFSDVKLGDSIAIQGACMTVVAMGNHTFHVDVSHESLSKTVGLSQPGEVNLEKAMRLSDRVGGHLVSGHVDGLGSVVEFEPVGESWHLQIRAPQMLAAFFAYKGSVTVNGVSLTVNKVDDHASGECDIHINLIPHTVQMTTLKHLKAGSPVNLEIDQIARYCERIVKTMNLSQ, via the coding sequence ATGTTCACTGGCATCATTGAATCCATCGGCAAGATTGAATCCGTAGAACCCCTTCAGAACTCCGCCTATGCGGGTGTTCGCCTCGCCGTGCATGCCCCCACCCTTGATTTCTCGGATGTCAAACTGGGCGACAGCATTGCCATTCAAGGCGCCTGCATGACCGTGGTGGCCATGGGCAACCACACTTTTCATGTGGATGTGTCGCATGAAAGCCTGTCAAAAACTGTGGGCCTAAGCCAGCCCGGCGAGGTGAATCTGGAAAAAGCGATGCGGCTGTCTGATCGCGTGGGTGGCCACCTGGTCAGCGGGCACGTGGACGGGCTAGGCAGCGTGGTCGAATTCGAGCCCGTCGGCGAAAGCTGGCACCTGCAAATTCGCGCACCCCAAATGCTGGCCGCTTTTTTTGCCTACAAAGGCTCAGTGACTGTCAATGGCGTCAGCCTGACGGTGAACAAGGTTGATGACCACGCAAGCGGTGAATGCGACATTCACATCAACCTGATTCCGCACACTGTTCAAATGACCACGCTGAAACATTTGAAAGCGGGAAGCCCTGTGAACCTGGAAATCGATCAGATCGCCCGCTACTGCGAGCGCATTGTGAAGACCATGAATTTGAGTCAGTAA